The genomic segment TGGTACTGATTGATTATCGCTTCGGGTTGAAAATACCCAAACTGAGTATAATGAGTACGATCGTTCACTTGGTTTTATTATTACCGTGAAATCCAGAATGGAATTGGTAATGCCTTTAAGGTTAGCTTATTTCATGGGGAGAGTGTCATGTTTACAATGATCTATGATGAAAAGGCTTTAGTTACAATAGTAACACGGCTTAGTGAAATAAATGATTTTGGTGACTTTCTGGTCTATTTACTGATTATTACGCAATTAGTTTTTGCAATCATCTCACTTAAAATGGTTGAAATATTTGGAAAAGGAAGTTTGGTATCAAGTGTGGGAAATTTGCAGGGTATCTGTATGGTTTTTGTGTTATTCTAATGTTTCGGAGTTTCACATTTATGAGCTTTGGCTTGGAGAACTATGTTTATATGTATGGATGAGGATTGGTTTCTGGGAAACTATGTATTTGTTTATGTCtgttacattaaattttttagcttttttcaGGGTGTGGTTTGGGTTCTGGAATCTGGGAAAATTACAAAACAGTCCAGGGagcaaaaaaggaaaaatgatcTCTTGGAGGTTTCCCCTGTTAAGATGTATGGACAAATCAAGGGTCAATCACTTATTCTTAGAGACTCTGATGGTTTGCACACAACGATTGAACTCAAGGGCTGTGCAGTTCAAGCCGTGTCCGCATCAATACTTTCTTCAAGAAAATGGTAATGTGGTGTGAAGGGCTCTTATATTGGGGTTATTATTTGGTATGGATTGACAGTGATCATTACCGTAACCAGTGACTGGCTTTTGACTTTTAATGGTTATGCATTATCAAGGCCGTTCCATGATTTCCCAAAAAAATGGCGGGGAGCATCTTATTTCCATTATGCACTGTGGCAAGTGCTACCGGCGTCATACTTTTTCTAAGATGCTCTTTGTTGTTAGGTGAATTTAGTGTGCATCTTGTCCATTATTTTTTGTCTCTCACCACTTACCTTTTGCTTCCACTTCTTCTATTACCAGCACTTTTTCACTTAGCTGCACATGGATGTATGAATGAGCCTTAATTGTAGGAATGTGAAAATCACCGGTGTCAAAGTTTTTTAAAGGGTGGCAAGAATTGCTACAGTGAACATATTTCTAAACTTCACTTACTTCCTAGCTAGGAGCTAATGCAAAATTTCTTTCAATGTTGAGCTATTATGGATATATTGAGGAAGCTAGAtgtttaaatttcttatttatttggTGATGAATCTTGCAGGGCAAAGAAGTTCCCTAtcaaagtggaaaacaaaacCTCTGTCATATACAAGGgaaacaaaactatttatatatatcttgACACTTCATGGGAGAAAGAAGCATGGTGTAAGGCCCTCAATCTAGCTTCAtgtgataaaaaagaaaaaatcaaatgGTTTACCCAGTTGGATGATGAGTTCCATAGTTATCTGACTTCCTTGAACTCTGTTTACCATTCTTTTATGAAACCATCGGTTGGATCAAGTGTTGAAGTGATAGAAAGTGCTGGTAAGCCTGATGGTTCTTCCTCAAAGGTTCGGCAATTTTGGAGAAAGGTTTCTAAAAGAACATCCCGAGTTGGTTTGGAAAATATATCAACTCGATCTTCACAATCGGGTAGTGAAGGTAAAAAGACCACTGAGAAGCTTCGGGCTTGCCAAGATGCGATTTTGGCTACTAGTTTGTTGAAGTCTGCTTCAACATCAAAGCTTCTAAACAATTCCATAGTAGACAATGAGAAGTTTAGCATTGATGAAGGAACATTATGTTGGAATTTGTTGATTTCTCGGCTCTTTTTCGATGCCAAAGGAAATGAGCAGTTGAAGAGATCCATGCAAGCAAGGATTCAGGTTTAACCTTTTCCCATTTGACATTTTACATGTTTGGAGTGAGTTTGTTATATGCGAAAAAAGTATCATTTGACTAGGTATCAATTTCTAGCAACATAATctctattaattttaatttctttaattgatCATATTGGCTTATTTGTGTTGGAAACATGATAGTTTTATCTTGTTGAATGAAATCCTTCCCATTATTCGTAGTTCATAAACCACAAGTTTAACtaagttaatgaaaatataagatCCTGTACTTTCTAAGTCACTTACACAGTAATTTTGACTCTTTAACTGATATGGTTGATTTAATATCAGGTTCTCAATCAGCATTGGTCATCACAAGTGGTAGCCACTTGGGTCTCTTTACCAAGTTGTTTAAGGTTCGAATCTTGATGATACCACTTTGGATAATGATTAAATCATGTTGAAAGGGAAATACGCACATTATGTGTGCTCAAGGTCCATTCCTTTTAGTCATGAATAAACCGTACTAATACcgagtttataaaaaaaatatgaaactatCAAGCAGTTCGAAAGGAAGCTATCCCATTACCAGAGTTGTTTTTCTTAACATAAGTAGTGAAAGAAAGTAATTAGTtgatttcaacatttttttatttgaggggttcttatttttataaacatgaTTTACCCCTCTGCTCCATATTTATGATCGGGACTTCATTCCTTTATAGTTGTTTTAGTATGAGATAAATATTGATTACTTCTGTGTGTATGCTGAGAACTCTGCCACAGAAAACTTCTGAGATAAACAAgtctctttttctccttttttcaGAAAACATTGTCCAATATGAGAACTCCGGGTTATATTGGTGAAGTCATCTGTACCAATATCAATACTGGGAATGTTCCACCTTGCATTGTAGGAATGCGGGTTCTTCCTATGGAAATGAGTGAAGTATGGGCCGTAGAAGTTGACATTGAATATTCTGGAGGTGCACTATTAGAGATTGAAACAAGGCTTGAGCCTCGTGAACTAGAGCTCGATGCAGGAACAGAACACTCAAATCCACAGCCAAACAATGCTGGAGCTGTCCCTTCAGATCTTATTGaagattttgaatattttgaagaGCAATTGAATTTTGCAGAAAGAACGAATGATTTACAAGAGCACAAAGAAGAAGGTGATTGGAACCCTGGTTAGTACACGAGTCTTGTAAAATCCAATTATATATGAACTTTGTCTTTGTCTTTTGAGTCATATCAAACGTAATCATTTATCCTCATTTTCTTATTTCCTGAAATCTATCTTGAAGTTAATTGGTTGCCTCAGAGGATGTCCAATGTATTTGCCACTTAGGGCCACACGGCTTTCTAAGGTTGTTGGCACATCCATGATTTACTCATTTGCTGTAATTTCCACAGATTATAAACTAAGTACACTTTATTGAGATTATGGGCTGGGGTTTCCAAATCTCATCCCACACCACCTGAGGTGCTTTTGATgagtttaaatattttcaaattaaaataatgcaAAGAAATTGTATGCTTTTCATAAGGACTCCCCCCTCCCTTTACGTAAGGATCTACCTTGCgattttttcacttttgcttGTCTTCTTGATGATAAATAGTAAACATCCAAAATGTGAAGGAGAGAATATTGTCATCTCTATGtagtattttataaagtatttagATTGATATTGTGATGTGTATCTTGTTTTTATCTAAGCAGATGTTTCCAAGACCTTTAAGAGCACTATTCCTTCGTTAAATCATGGATCAAGATGGAAATCTCTATTAAATTCCGTTGCCAAACAGGTTTCCCAGGTATCCTCTGTTTATTATTCCTTCCTCTATTccatcaatttcttcttccactatcttcataattgaaattttattattttgataatgtTGTGTGGATGCATGAAATGACATTCCTCTTTCCCGTCTCCTCGGTTAAGTAGTATGAATGGCTTGTAATTGAAGAGCCATGTTAAGCCTGACCTTAGTTGCAACTTCAATTGTTGTCACTTAGTCCTATATCGAATAG from the Vigna angularis cultivar LongXiaoDou No.4 chromosome 3, ASM1680809v1, whole genome shotgun sequence genome contains:
- the LOC108326201 gene encoding uncharacterized protein LOC108326201 isoform X2, producing the protein MAPVLGLVLVGFGLGVLAVVAAEALGLLWIMKRLQHKSNSDEAYFSSKTLTTALLDPQQSLDFAFRKQGVVWVLESGKITKQSREQKRKNDLLEVSPVKMYGQIKGQSLILRDSDGLHTTIELKGCAVQAVSASILSSRKWAKKFPIKVENKTSVIYKGNKTIYIYLDTSWEKEAWCKALNLASCDKKEKIKWFTQLDDEFHSYLTSLNSVYHSFMKPSVGSSVEVIESAGKPDGSSSKVRQFWRKVSKRTSRVGLENISTRSSQSGSEGKKTTEKLRACQDAILATSLLKSASTSKLLNNSIVDNEKFSIDEGTLCWNLLISRLFFDAKGNEQLKRSMQARIQKTLSNMRTPGYIGEVICTNINTGNVPPCIVGMRVLPMEMSEVWAVEVDIEYSGGALLEIETRLEPRELELDAGTEHSNPQPNNAGAVPSDLIEDFEYFEEQLNFAERTNDLQEHKEEDVSKTFKSTIPSLNHGSRWKSLLNSVAKQVSQVPLTLAIRVTSLRGTLRLHIKPPPSDQLWYAFTSMPDIDFNMESSVGDRKITSAHIALFLVNRLKTGIRETLVLPNCESVCIPWMLAEKDDWVPRTVAPYIWVNQEFRNETSTSTYTNNQPSGGVKTSGASISSNDSEHKQQNSTSAESSQEATRKSSDSLELSLNSSDSVTSESNRSFEEPDAPSSENDKPQKTIDLKEFKTSSLQDDKPFETNEQNMETNEQNMENNSEFQSEHKTAVMERRNHSIEREDGLPKKMGRRERMLDLGKKMSEKLEEKRRHIEEKSRHIVEKMRGP
- the LOC108326201 gene encoding uncharacterized protein LOC108326201 isoform X1, whose protein sequence is MAPVLGLVLVGFGLGVLAVVAAEALGLLWIMKRLQHKSNSDEAYFSSKTLTTALLDPQQSLDFAFRKQGVVWVLESGKITKQSREQKRKNDLLEVSPVKMYGQIKGQSLILRDSDGLHTTIELKGCAVQAVSASILSSRKWAKKFPIKVENKTSVIYKGNKTIYIYLDTSWEKEAWCKALNLASCDKKEKIKWFTQLDDEFHSYLTSLNSVYHSFMKPSVGSSVEVIESAGKPDGSSSKVRQFWRKVSKRTSRVGLENISTRSSQSGSEGKKTTEKLRACQDAILATSLLKSASTSKLLNNSIVDNEKFSIDEGTLCWNLLISRLFFDAKGNEQLKRSMQARIQKTLSNMRTPGYIGEVICTNINTGNVPPCIVGMRVLPMEMSEVWAVEVDIEYSGGALLEIETRLEPRELELDAGTEHSNPQPNNAGAVPSDLIEDFEYFEEQLNFAERTNDLQEHKEEGDWNPDVSKTFKSTIPSLNHGSRWKSLLNSVAKQVSQVPLTLAIRVTSLRGTLRLHIKPPPSDQLWYAFTSMPDIDFNMESSVGDRKITSAHIALFLVNRLKTGIRETLVLPNCESVCIPWMLAEKDDWVPRTVAPYIWVNQEFRNETSTSTYTNNQPSGGVKTSGASISSNDSEHKQQNSTSAESSQEATRKSSDSLELSLNSSDSVTSESNRSFEEPDAPSSENDKPQKTIDLKEFKTSSLQDDKPFETNEQNMETNEQNMENNSEFQSEHKTAVMERRNHSIEREDGLPKKMGRRERMLDLGKKMSEKLEEKRRHIEEKSRHIVEKMRGP